GCGTTTGTCATCATGAAAACTGTCTCGATGCCCGAGTCGAGGCGGCGATTCATCAAGGCCATTTCAAACTCAAACTCGAAATCCGAAAGTGCTCTCAAGCCCTTCACGATTACCGTAGCACCCTGGGCTTTGGCATATCGAACCAAAAGACCCGTGAACGAGTCCACTCTTACATTTGGTAAACTACGGCATACTTCTCGAAGCATTTCAACGCGCTCTTCGACATCAAAAAGAGGCTTTTTTCCGATATTCGGTGCGACTGCAACTATCAGCTCATCAAATAGGCTCGCTGCGCGCTTTATTATATCCATATGCCCATTTGTTACCGGATCAAAGCTGCCGGGATATACGGCTTTTATCATGTTATTCCAACCCATCTTTTAACATTATCGAATGAGATTAGTCATCAACTTACCGAGACCAATTCGTAGCCCTCAAATCTCCTCATCACTTCCTGCTTCAGTCCCTGGTGCTCAGGCGCGGTCAGATTGGGATCGCACTTCACAAGCTCGAACGCATCCTGACGGCTCATCTCAAGAATACTAACATCCCGCAGTACATCTGCAATTCGAAGCGATGGCAGGCCGCTCTGCCGCGTACCATAAAACTCTCCTGGCCCCCTTATCCTCAGGTCTTCTTCTGCAATCTGGAATCCGTTGTTGGTAGCTGAAATTACTTCCAGTCGCCGCTTAGCCTCTTCGGTCGTAGGGTCTCCAATCAACACACAATAAGATTGATGTTCGCCCCTGCCAACACGTCCCCTCAATTGGTGAAGCTGCGCCATGCCGAACCTTTCAGCATCTTCTATAACCATTACGCAGGCATTTGGAACATCTACACCGACCTCAATTACCGTAGTCGAGACGAGAATCTGAATTTCGCCGTCCCGAAAACGGCTCATGACCTCATCCTTCTCTGCAGGCTTCATCTGCCCATGGAGTAGCCCAAGCCTATAGTTTGGAAACACATCGTTAGCCAAGTGCTCAGCTAGCTCCGTGGCAGCTTTCGCCTGAAGTTTTTCTGATTCCTCTATGAGCGGACAGACTATATATACTTGCCGCCCCTGATCAACAAGCTTCCTAATAGCTTCATATACCCTAGGCCGCTCACTCGTTGGCTTAAAGTGAGTCTTTATAGGTTTCCGCCCCGGCGGCATCTCGTCAATAACCGAAAGATCAAGATCACCGTACACTGTCAATGCCAAGGTCCGCGGAATCGGCGTGGCTGTCATCACCAGCACGTCTGGATTCCAACCTTTTTGCCTTAGCGCGGCTCTTTGAAGAACGCCAAACCGGTGCTGTTCATCAACAATTACCAGCCCTAGCTTTGCAAATTCGACGTCTTCCTGTATCAGCGCGTGCGTGCCAATCACGATATTCGCCAATCCAGACGCCGTTTTTTCCTTTGCCAAGCGCTTTTCCTTCGCTGGAAGGCTGCCTGTCAGCAAAACAACGTCCAAGCCAAGTGCTTCAAGCATCCGCCTCAGCACGAGGTAGTGCTGTTCGGCCAAAATTTCCGTCGGTGCCATCAGCGCCGCTTGGTAGCCGTTATGGACGGCTATCATAATTGCCGCAACAGCGACTATCGTCTTCCCCGACCCGACATCGCCTTGCAGGAGGCGGTTCATCGCCCTTGGACTCGCCATGTCCCGCTCAATCTCAGCAATAACGCGTTTCTGCGCATTAGTCAGCTCAAACGGCAAAACATCGTAGAGTGCCTTCGTACACTCAGGTGTCACTCGGAATGCAATTCCCGGCTCACCTGCTGTGAAACTCTGCCTCCTCAGCGCCAATGCAAGCTGAAGCAGGAAGAATTCCTCATATACCAACCTAAATCGCGCCTTCTCGAGCGCCGTCTCGCTTTCCGGAAAATGAATGTTCAGCAGAGCCTCTGCCAAACCAACCAAACCACGGTGCTCGCGAATCTTCTCGGGTAGGATATCATGAACGCTCGGCAAAAACCTTTCCAGCGCCTGGTAGATTATTCTCCTAACGGTACCCTGATACAACCCTTCTGTCAGCGGATAGACTGGCACTATTCGGTTGGATGAGAGCGGGTCAACGCCCTCGTCGACCTCTTCCCACTCGGGATTTATTATCTCAATGCCGTGATTTCCAGGCTGCGCAGTTCCATATACAACTATTTTTCTTCCAAGGAGCTTAATAAACTTATTTTTCAGATACCATTGATTAAACCAAACTAAGTATGCAATTCCAGAGTCATCCTGAATAGCTACTTTTGTCAAAAGCGTCTGGCTTCGAGGAGTCCGCAGGTTGTCAGCAACAACCACTCTTCCAACGACTGTTGCCGTTTCTCCAACCTTAAGCTGCGCAATCCGGCGCATATGCCGCCGATCCTCATAGCGGCGGGGAAAATGGGTCAGGAGATCTCGAACCGTAAAAATACCCAGCTTGCTAAAAACCTTCGCCAGGCGCTCTCCCACTCCCTTAGCATAGCGGACGTCTGTGTCTAGGCTGGGATTGTGGCGAGAAGCCTCCTTTTTCGGGCCGGCTGCGGACCTGCCTGCTCGCTCCATCTAATGCCTCACGAAACACCGGGACATTATAGTGACGTACTGCGCTCTTTGTCAAGGTTTATACCTTCCTTGACTAAGCACTATGGCAGTCGCTTTCAAAATGTGCCTTAAATTCTTTGTCTACTGCTGACTTGCTTTTAGTGCTTCGAATTCCCTGTCTTGTGGGCGTTAAGGTTTGAACTCAGAGTCGGGGATTCCAGAATTAACTTTGATATTTTCATACATTGTCGAGCCGGCTAGCTTGCCGTCCCGATTGTAGACATCTATATGCCCTGGGACCCAAATTGGGCCGTAACGTCTGT
This Armatimonadota bacterium DNA region includes the following protein-coding sequences:
- the coaD gene encoding pantetheine-phosphate adenylyltransferase, which codes for MIKAVYPGSFDPVTNGHMDIIKRAASLFDELIVAVAPNIGKKPLFDVEERVEMLREVCRSLPNVRVDSFTGLLVRYAKAQGATVIVKGLRALSDFEFEFEMALMNRRLDSGIETVFMMTNAEYSYLSSSIVREVASFGGSVKGLVPEIVEKRLISKFKVGGSEAEG
- the recG gene encoding ATP-dependent DNA helicase RecG — translated: MERAGRSAAGPKKEASRHNPSLDTDVRYAKGVGERLAKVFSKLGIFTVRDLLTHFPRRYEDRRHMRRIAQLKVGETATVVGRVVVADNLRTPRSQTLLTKVAIQDDSGIAYLVWFNQWYLKNKFIKLLGRKIVVYGTAQPGNHGIEIINPEWEEVDEGVDPLSSNRIVPVYPLTEGLYQGTVRRIIYQALERFLPSVHDILPEKIREHRGLVGLAEALLNIHFPESETALEKARFRLVYEEFFLLQLALALRRQSFTAGEPGIAFRVTPECTKALYDVLPFELTNAQKRVIAEIERDMASPRAMNRLLQGDVGSGKTIVAVAAIMIAVHNGYQAALMAPTEILAEQHYLVLRRMLEALGLDVVLLTGSLPAKEKRLAKEKTASGLANIVIGTHALIQEDVEFAKLGLVIVDEQHRFGVLQRAALRQKGWNPDVLVMTATPIPRTLALTVYGDLDLSVIDEMPPGRKPIKTHFKPTSERPRVYEAIRKLVDQGRQVYIVCPLIEESEKLQAKAATELAEHLANDVFPNYRLGLLHGQMKPAEKDEVMSRFRDGEIQILVSTTVIEVGVDVPNACVMVIEDAERFGMAQLHQLRGRVGRGEHQSYCVLIGDPTTEEAKRRLEVISATNNGFQIAEEDLRIRGPGEFYGTRQSGLPSLRIADVLRDVSILEMSRQDAFELVKCDPNLTAPEHQGLKQEVMRRFEGYELVSVS